In one window of Brassica rapa cultivar Chiifu-401-42 chromosome A07, CAAS_Brap_v3.01, whole genome shotgun sequence DNA:
- the LOC103828879 gene encoding uncharacterized protein LOC103828879, translating to MRVAVIGGGVCGLGSAYVLAREDGIEEVVLFEKEESVLGGHAKTMRLDGVDLDVGFIVCNPVTHPNMMEFFKNLGVKMEVSDMSFSVSLDNGRGCEWGSRNGLSSLFAQKRNIFNPYFWQMITEFYKFNKDALKYIEEMERNPDTDRNETLGEFLKSHGYSALFQKAYLVPACRSIWPCPPDSILNFSAYSVLSFCRNHHLLQIFERPQWLTVAGRSETYAAKVRAELERRGCKIRMNCNVQSVSTSEDGCILVTTEDGSQEVFDRCILAVNAPDALRLLGEDATSDEARVLGAFHYAYSDIYLHRDTDLMPRNRVAWSAWNFLTSSGNKASLTYWLNIIQNLGEEHDPFFLTFNPEVTPKMTLFKWTSGHPLPSVSAWKASQELNNIQGKRGLDCLWLPFKENFTRSTFFLECLMDLHVHKTVLEIVNFWYLSTMCGYGCHEDEIKAGMAAAQSLLGKEMVSPPSNPKHMAPSITEKGARFLFTRFLRHFISTGCLTVDEEGGTMFTFKGNDLRCNLESVIKIHSPHFYWKVMTQADLGLADAYINGDFSFADKDSGLLNLIMILIANKELNSKNLKLSKKRGWWTPMFMTAGLTSATQFLKNFSRQNTLTKARRNISRHYDLSNELFALFLDDTMSYSTAVFKSDDEDLKTAQMRKINLLIDKARIEKNHEVLEIGCGWGTLAIEVVKKTGCKYTGITLSIEQLKYAEEKVKEAGLQDRITFELCDYRQLSDARKYDRIISCEMIEHVGHEFMDTFFSHCEAALAEDGIFVLQFISIPEERYNEYRLNSDFIKEYIFPGGCLPSLARVISAMASSSRLSVENVENIGIHYYQTLRCWRKNFLENQKQIMDLGFDDKFIRTWEYYFDYCAAGFKTLTLEDYQVVFSRPGNVAAFGDPFHSFPYAHG from the exons atgagAGTGGCGGTGATCGGAGGTGGAGTTTGTGGATTAGGAAGTGCCTACGTTCTTGCAAGAGAAGATGGAATCGAGGAGGTGGTGTTGTTCGAGAAGGAGGAGTCCGTTTTAGGAGGCCATGCTAAAACGATGCGTCTCGATGGCGTTGATTTAGACGTTGGATTCATAGTCTGCAACCCT GTTACGCATCCGAACATGATGGAGTTCTTCAAGAACTTAGGAGTAAAGATGGAGGTTTCAGACATGTCTTTCTCAGTGAGCCTCGACAATGGCAGAGGTTGCGAATGGGGAAGCCGCAACGGACTTTCAAGCTTGTTTGCTCAGAAGAGAAACATTTTCAACCCCTATTTCTGGCAAATGATTACAGAGTTTTATAAGTTTAATAAAGACGCACTAAAATATATCGAAGAGATGGAGCGTAACCCTGATACCGATCGAAACGAAACCTTAGGAGAGTTTCTCAAGTCTCATGGATACTCTGCCTTGTTTCAAAAGGCTTACTTG GTACCGGCGTGTAGATCCATATGGCCATGCCCACCAGATAGCATCCTTAACTTTTCGGCTTACTCTGTTCTTTCCTTTTGCCGCAACCACCATTTACTTCAG ATCTTTGAGAGGCCACAATGGCTGACTGTTGCAGGTCGTTCGGAGACTTATGCCGCAAAG GTTAGGGCAGAACTGGAGAGACGAGGATGCAAGATTCGAATGAATTGCAATGTACAATCTGTTTCAACATCTGAGGATGGTTGCATCTTAGTAACAACTGAAGATGGATCTCAGGAAGTATTCGATAGGTGTATATTAGCTGTGAACGCACCAGATGCTCTGAGATTGCTTGGAGAAGACGCCACCTCTGATGAAGCCAGGGTTCTTGGTGCGTTCCATTACGCTTACAG TGATATATATCTCCACCGTGACACTGATCTGATGCCACGGAATCGTGTTGCATGGAGCGCTTGGAATTTCCTAACAAGTTCTGGAAATAAAGCGAGCCTCACATATTGGCTCAATATAATTCAG AATCTTGGAGAGGAACATGATCCATTCTTTCTTACCTTTAATCCTGAGGTTACCCCAAAGATGACATTGTTTAAGTGGACCAGTGGTCATCCTCTGCCTTCTGTTTCTGCTTGGAAAGCTTCACAAGAGCTAAACAACATTCAAGGGAAGCGCGGTCTAGATTGTCTATGGTTACCGTTTAAAGAAAACTTTACCCGTTCTACCTTCTTCTTAGAATGTCTTATGGATCTACACGTACACAAAACAGTATTAGAAATTGTGAACTTTTGGTATTTGTCCACAATGTGTG GCTATGGTTGTCATGAAGATGAGATAAAG GCTGGTATGGCAGCTGCACAAAGTCTGTTAGGGAAAGAGATGGTTTCTCCTCCGAGCAACCCAAAACATATGGCCCCATCTATAACCGAAAAAGGGGCTCGGTTTTTATTTACTAGGTTCTTGAGACATTTCATATCAACCGGTTGCTTAAC AGTAGATGAAGAAGGAGGAACAATGTTCACTTTCAAAGGAAACGATTTGAGATGTAACTTAGAATCTGTCATAAAGATTCACAGTCCTCATTTTTACTGGAAG GTTATGACACAAGCAGATTTAGGACTTGCCGATGCTTATATAAATGGAGATTTTTCGTTTGCCGATAAAGATTCAGGACTTCTGAATTTGATCATG ATTCTCATTGCTAACAAAGAATTGAACTCAAAGAACTTAAAACTTTCTAAGAAAAG GGGTTGGTGGACACCGATGTTTATGACTGCTGGTTTAACATCTGCAACACAGTTCCTAAAGAATTTCTCTAGGCAGAACACTTTAACTAAAGCACGAAGGAACATTTCACGTCACTATGACCTT AGCAATGAGCTTTTTGCTCTATTCTTGGATGATACCATGAGTTATTCCACTGCGGTATTCAAG TCAGACGATGAGGATCTGAAAACTGCACAGATGAGGAAAATAAACCTTTTAATTGATAAG GCTAGAATAGAAAAGAACCATGAGGTTTTAGAGATTGGATGTGGATGGGGAACTTTGGCCATTGAAGTTGTGAAAAAAACTGGATGTAAATACACTGGTATTACACTATCTATCGAACAGCTTAAATATGCAGAAGAAAAGGTTAAAGAAGCTGGACTTCAG GATCGGATTACATTTGAGCTTTGCGATTATCGTCAACTATCTGATGCTAGAAAATATGACAGAATCATATCTTG TGAGATGATAGAACATGTTGGCCACGAGTTTATGGATACATTCTTCAGTCACTGTGAAGCTGCGCTTGCAGAAGACGGCATCTTTGTCTTGCAG TTCATATCGATACCCGAAGAGCGTTACAATGAGTACAGACTAAACTCGGATTTCATAAAAGAATACATATTCCCCGGTGGATGCCTTCCTTCCTTAGCCAGAGTTATTTCTGCCATGGCCTCTTCTTCTCGGTTGAg CGTAGAAAATGTTGAGAACATTGGGATTCATTACTACCAAACATTGAGATGCTGGAGGAAGAACTTCTTGGAAAATCAAAA ACAAATCATGGATCTTGGATTCGATGATAAGTTCATAAGGACGTGGGAATATTATTTCGACTATTGTGCAGCTGGTTTCAAGACTCTTACTCTTGAAGACTACCAG GTAGTGTTCTCACGTCCGGGGAATGTAGCTGCATTTGGAGATCCATTCCATAGCTTCCCTTATGCTCATGGATAA